DNA from Sphingomonas psychrotolerans:
CCGTCAACGACGGCCCGTTCGGTTCGCCATGGTACAGGATGGGGATCATGCCGGTTTGCCCTCCAGAATCGCCACGCGCTTCGCCATGGGAGTTCGTCCCATTGCCCAGCACGCCTTGGTCGCGGGGCGCGCGTAGATTGCGCGGAGCCAGCGCATGATGTTGGGCGTCAGCGTGTCGTTGGACAGCGTCGGCTGCGACAACGGCAGCGCATAAGCGAGGTTGAAGCCATTGATGTCGGCAAGGCTGTAGCTGTCCGACGCGAGCCATTCCCGCTTCGCCAATGCTTGCTCGAGGAAGACGATGCCAAGCCCGACCCGACGCTGCGATTCGGCCATCTCCTCGGCCGAGAAGGTACCGCCGATCGCCTTGCGCCACGCGACGCGGCGCTCGGGCATCGGGATACGCTCGATCGCCGCCTCCAGCTCGGCCGGATCCTTCTGGCGCACCGACGGGCCGATAAAGATGCTCCAGCCGATCATCGAGAAACTCGGCCCGAGCCACTGGTCCATGAACTTCATCCACCAGCGCACCCGCCACTGGTCGACCGGATCGCCGGGCATCAGTCGGGGGCCGTCGAACGCCTCGTCGACATATTCCATGATCGCGGTCGATTCGGTCAGCACCCGGTCGCCATGAGTCATCGCCGGGATCGTGCCGAGCGGGTTGACCGCCAGGTAGGCGGGCTTGTGCTGGTCGAAATTGAGCAGATCGAGATAGTGACTGTCGAACGCGACGCCCTTCTCCATCAGCGCCAGCATCGGTTTGCCCGAATTGGCATTCGGCTCCCAGTGGTAGAGCGCGACATCGGTCATGCGAGGACAGCCTCCTTCGATAGGGGGAGGGGGCCGGGATGGCGGCGGCGACCGTCGTCATCCCGGCCGACCCGTCAGAACTTCTTCTTGACCGAGACGGCCCATTCCATCGGATTCCCCGGCCGACCCTTGCGGAACCCGGCGCCGGCGGCGCGAAGATCGAATATCGTCAGCAGATAGTATTTGTCGAAGACGTTCGTCATTTCGAGCGATACGTCGAGGTCCTTACTGGCGTTCTGCCAGGTCAGGCGCGCATTGGTCAGCGTGTAGGCCGGAATGAAATTCCGGATACGCGTGCCGGCGATCACGGTGGGGCCGGTATATTGCTTGTCCTGGTAGTTGACGTCGACACGCGGCGTCAGGCTGCCGGCGTCGCCGAGATCGATCTTGTACTGCACGCCGATATTGGCCTTCCATGGCGGCACCGTCGGGGGATCGTTGGGGTCGACGCCGCCTGGATTGGTCGGATAAGCGGCCGCCGGGTTGAGGCTGTCCGCGTGGTAGGCGAAGTCGAGGTAGCTGAGCGATGCGTCGATCGCGAGACCCGGGATCGGGAAGGCGGTCAGCTCGGCCTCGAAACCCTTCACCCGCCCGTCGCCGGCATTGAGGCGCGCGGCGCAAGGTGCGCCCGGGCAAGTGCTGACCGGGATCTGGATATCCTTGTAGTTGTTGAGGAACGCCGACATGTTGAGGCGCACCTTGCGGCTGAAGAAGTCGCTCTTGAACCCGATTTCATAGGCGGTCAGCTGTTCGGGTGCGAAGGAGATGACCTGCGCGGCATTGAACGGCCGCGGGTTGCTGCCGCCGCCTTTGAAGCCGGTCGACAGCGTGGCGTAGACGAGCAGCGCATCGGAAAGACGATAGTCCGCCGCGAGCCGATAGTCCCAGCGTCGCGCGTCATAATGCGCGGTCAGCCCGGAGAGGGCGGTGACGATTTCGGTGATGTTGCCGTTGCGGTTCGAGTCTCGGGTATCGGGCCCCGAATAGGCGAGGCCGTAGGCGGCCCCGATCGGATCGAGGAAGCGGTTGACCGTGCCATCGAGATTCAGGCGAAAATAGGTCTGGTCCTTCGATTCATCGGTGTAGCGTAAGCCGCCGCTGAGCGTCAGATTTTCGACCGGTTCCCACGAGGCGTGCGCGAACACGGCCTTGGCCTTTGCGGACGTCGGATCGGGCTGGCGGAACTGCAGCGGATAGACCGGCACGTACCGGATGTCCTGGAGCGAATCATAGGTGGATTCCTGTTCGAAATAATAGCCGCCGAGGGTGAAGTTGATCGCCTCACCGAGCTTGGCGTTCAGGCGCAGTTCCTGGCTGAAGCTCCAGTTCACAAGGCTGTTGGACCCGAAGCCGATGCTGGCGGGGGACAGATCGTCGTCGCTGTCGAACTGCGTCTCGAACGCACGATAGCCCGTGATCGACGATACCGAGAACATGTCGCTCAGGGTATAGTTGATCTGCCCCGACACGCCCCAACCATCGTAGATGCTGCGATCGGTGCCCGAGGTCGCCGCGAGCCGCGTACCCGCCGCGCCGAACGGATCGGCCGGGATCGGCGGCACCCATGTCCCGGCTGGCTGGCCAGTGGTGATGTAGTTACAATAGGAGCCGCAGACGAAGCGGTTGTCATAGGGGGTCCCGGGCGCCGCATTGGTGTTCGGCGAGTTGATCGTCGAGGTCGCCAGCAGCACTTCGCCCGCGATCGTGTGTTCGTCATGGGTATAGTCGCCGATGAGGGTAACTTCGAGCGCGTCGCTCGGCTCCCACTGCAGGATACCGCGGACCGCCTGATACCCCACGCCGCCGAGCTTGCTGATCCGGCAATCGCCGGGCGCACGCGTCGTCGCGATCCCGCTCGTCGGGACGGCGCAACCGTAATCGATCCGGTCGACGAACCCTTCCTGTTGCTTGAACACGCCCGAGAGACGCCCGAACAACTTGTCGGTAAGCTTGAAATCGGCCGCGGCGCGCAGGCCGATCCGGTTGCGGCTCCCATAAGAGCCCTCGACGAAGCCGCCATCTTTGCCGGTCGGCTTGCGCGAGTAGAGTTTGATCGCGCCGCCTTCGGAGTTGCGGCCGGCAAGGGTGCCCTGCGGACCTCGCAGGATTTCCACGCGATCGACGTCGAGCAGATCGAAGACCGCGCCAGTCAGCTGCGGATAATAGACGTCGTCGATATATATGCCGACGCCCGGCTCATAGGCTGGATTGAAGTCATTCTGCCCGACGCCGCGGATCGATGCGCTGATCGACGGGCCGAACGAGGCGCCCTGCGGTTTCAGCGACACGTTCGGCGCAGCGTCGGCGACCTGCGCCAGGTTGGTCTGGCTGCGCGATTCGAGCTGCGCGGCGTTGACTGCGGTGATCGAGATCGGGATGTCCTGCAATCGCTGCTCGCGGAACTGCGCGGTGACGACGATCTCCGCCGACATATCGGCGTCGTCTTGCGCGGGTGCGGTATCATCAACGGGCGGTGGCGGTGTGGATTTTGCGCCCGGCGCGGACGGCGTCTCGGCCTGAGCGAGCACAATAGCGGCCTGCGGGTCTGCGTCCTGCGCCATCGCCGGGCTCGCGACGAGCATCGCAGACGCCGACACGGAGGCGAGAAGGATTCGCTGAAAGGGCGAACGAGCGGTGCTCTGCATCTTAGATCCTCTCCTGAATCTGGCTGCGCCCGCTCTTGATCGAAACGTGGCCGCCATGACGCTCTAGGTTGGCGTCGATTGTGAGTAAGGCATACAATTTCGCGGCTGGCAAGATGCCCGGACGCTAAGTCTTCGGCCGTTGCAGGAATGCGACGCTATCCGCGTGCCATGATGCTTGCATCGCACGAGCGGGCGAGGCACCAAGTGTATGTTAAGCATACGGTCGCGGCTTAGTCCAGCGACCGAGTCGGAGAGGAATACGCGATGCAGGCGACGATCAATTATGTTGCGCGCAGCGCCGCGCGGATGGCCTATTTTGCCAACGACTCGAGCCGCGACACCGTCGTGCTCGATCCCCACGTGATGACGATTACCGATTCGCGCGATTCGGGCGCGGAACTCGACCGCGACGGTTTCGAGCTTGTCGCACATCGTAGCCAGGTCATCGATTTCGCCGACGCCGGCGAAGTGGCGCGAGTCCATCCCGGCGAGATCGTGGCGCTGCTCGAAAGCGTCACCAGTGCCGATGCGATCGTCGTCTCGGGGCCCGGCGTGCTGCGTTTCGCGGAGCGATCGGCGCTCTCTGGCGCGCTGGACAATTCGCGTCCCGCGCGGTTCGCGCATGTCGACGTGTCGGATCTGACTGCGGCCCAGTTCGCGGCGCGGTCGCAACCGGAAGGCGGGCGGAAGCCCCGCCGCGTCGCGCACTACAATGTCTGGCGGGCGCTCTCCGCGCCGCCGCAAGACGTACCGCTTGCACTGTGCGACGCGCGCAGCGTCACTGCGGACGAACTGATCCCGGCCGATGCGATGTTTGATCGCGACGGGGTGGATGCCTGGTCTTTCGAGGGACTGGTGGTCGCCCATTCCGCCACGCATCGCTGGCACTGGTTCCGCGACCTCACCCGTGACGAGGTGATCATATTCAAGACCAACGACAGCGATCCCGCGATGGCCCATAGCGTGCCACACGTGGCGTTTGACGATCCCGATTGCGCCGCGGATGTCCCGCCCCGTTCGTCGATCGAGATGCGTGCGATCGCTTATTGGTTCTAATGTCTCTCACTACGCCATCATAGTAAGTGTTGCATACGGATTACATTGAGAGAGGTTGACCCATGCCGGAGGTTGATCCAGCAGTGCTCCACGCAGTCGCCAAGGGTCGGCCGACGGGCTCGTCCTCGATCATTCAGGGGAAGATCATGACACGCGATCCGCGCACCATCAT
Protein-coding regions in this window:
- a CDS encoding glutathione S-transferase family protein; translation: MTDVALYHWEPNANSGKPMLALMEKGVAFDSHYLDLLNFDQHKPAYLAVNPLGTIPAMTHGDRVLTESTAIMEYVDEAFDGPRLMPGDPVDQWRVRWWMKFMDQWLGPSFSMIGWSIFIGPSVRQKDPAELEAAIERIPMPERRVAWRKAIGGTFSAEEMAESQRRVGLGIVFLEQALAKREWLASDSYSLADINGFNLAYALPLSQPTLSNDTLTPNIMRWLRAIYARPATKACWAMGRTPMAKRVAILEGKPA
- a CDS encoding CmcJ/NvfI family oxidoreductase; this translates as MQATINYVARSAARMAYFANDSSRDTVVLDPHVMTITDSRDSGAELDRDGFELVAHRSQVIDFADAGEVARVHPGEIVALLESVTSADAIVVSGPGVLRFAERSALSGALDNSRPARFAHVDVSDLTAAQFAARSQPEGGRKPRRVAHYNVWRALSAPPQDVPLALCDARSVTADELIPADAMFDRDGVDAWSFEGLVVAHSATHRWHWFRDLTRDEVIIFKTNDSDPAMAHSVPHVAFDDPDCAADVPPRSSIEMRAIAYWF
- a CDS encoding TonB-dependent receptor, translated to MQSTARSPFQRILLASVSASAMLVASPAMAQDADPQAAIVLAQAETPSAPGAKSTPPPPVDDTAPAQDDADMSAEIVVTAQFREQRLQDIPISITAVNAAQLESRSQTNLAQVADAAPNVSLKPQGASFGPSISASIRGVGQNDFNPAYEPGVGIYIDDVYYPQLTGAVFDLLDVDRVEILRGPQGTLAGRNSEGGAIKLYSRKPTGKDGGFVEGSYGSRNRIGLRAAADFKLTDKLFGRLSGVFKQQEGFVDRIDYGCAVPTSGIATTRAPGDCRISKLGGVGYQAVRGILQWEPSDALEVTLIGDYTHDEHTIAGEVLLATSTINSPNTNAAPGTPYDNRFVCGSYCNYITTGQPAGTWVPPIPADPFGAAGTRLAATSGTDRSIYDGWGVSGQINYTLSDMFSVSSITGYRAFETQFDSDDDLSPASIGFGSNSLVNWSFSQELRLNAKLGEAINFTLGGYYFEQESTYDSLQDIRYVPVYPLQFRQPDPTSAKAKAVFAHASWEPVENLTLSGGLRYTDESKDQTYFRLNLDGTVNRFLDPIGAAYGLAYSGPDTRDSNRNGNITEIVTALSGLTAHYDARRWDYRLAADYRLSDALLVYATLSTGFKGGGSNPRPFNAAQVISFAPEQLTAYEIGFKSDFFSRKVRLNMSAFLNNYKDIQIPVSTCPGAPCAARLNAGDGRVKGFEAELTAFPIPGLAIDASLSYLDFAYHADSLNPAAAYPTNPGGVDPNDPPTVPPWKANIGVQYKIDLGDAGSLTPRVDVNYQDKQYTGPTVIAGTRIRNFIPAYTLTNARLTWQNASKDLDVSLEMTNVFDKYYLLTIFDLRAAGAGFRKGRPGNPMEWAVSVKKKF